A genome region from Bradyrhizobium commune includes the following:
- a CDS encoding Lrp/AsnC family transcriptional regulator: MDETDCKLLNLIQHDAALSLDELSERAGLSRNACWRRIKRLEDEGIIKGRVTLLDASRINVGLTAFIALRTTEHSASWLERFSNAVRDIPEIIGVYRMTGDVDYLLQAVIPDVAAYDRLYQRLIGRITLADVSSSFVMQEIKSTTVLPLDYAPERRG, encoded by the coding sequence ATGGATGAAACAGATTGCAAGCTCCTCAACCTGATACAGCATGATGCCGCCCTGTCGCTGGACGAGCTGAGCGAACGGGCGGGGCTTTCCCGCAATGCCTGCTGGCGCCGCATCAAGCGGCTGGAGGATGAGGGCATCATCAAGGGCCGCGTGACGCTGCTCGACGCAAGCCGCATCAATGTCGGCCTGACCGCGTTCATCGCGCTGCGCACGACCGAGCACAGCGCGAGCTGGCTCGAGCGGTTTTCGAATGCCGTGCGCGACATTCCCGAGATCATCGGCGTCTATCGAATGACCGGCGATGTCGATTATCTGCTGCAGGCCGTCATTCCGGATGTTGCCGCCTATGACAGGCTGTACCAGCGCCTGATCGGGAGGATCACGCTCGCAGACGTGTCGTCGTCATTCGTCATGCAAGAGATCAAGTCGACAACGGTGCTGCCGCTCGACTATGCGCCGGAGCGGCGCGGGTGA